The following proteins come from a genomic window of Anabas testudineus chromosome 3, fAnaTes1.2, whole genome shotgun sequence:
- the gnpnat1 gene encoding glucosamine 6-phosphate N-acetyltransferase, which produces MLLDETPLFEPSLLRDLDWSSNTVSFSPPISPSCPGEGLVLRPLRTADFNRGFFKVLSQLTKTGDVTPEQFTKKFEHMKNTGDYYVIVVEDTNLGQIVATATLITEHKFIHSCAKRGRVEEVVVSDVCRGKQLGKLLVSTLTLLSKKLNCYKITLECAPKNVAFYEKFGYAASDETYMQCRFFD; this is translated from the exons ATGCTGCTGGACGAGACTCCACTTTTTGAGCCCTCTCTGCTTCGGGACCTAGACTGGAGCAGCAacactgtctctttctctcctcccatcTCGCCGTCATGCCCAGGGGAAGGCCTGGTGCTCAGGCCGCTCCGTACGGCGGACTTCAACAGAG GATTCTTCAAGGTTTTATCACAACTCACCAAGACAGGTGACGTCACACCAGAGCAGTTCACGA aAAAGTTTGAACACATGAAGAACACAGGAGACTACTACGTCATTGTGGTGGAGGATACAAACCTGGGACAGATCGTTGCTACGGCAACACTGATCACCGAACACAAATTCATCCACTCCTGTGCTAAG AGAGGACGGGTGGAGGAGGTCGTGGTCAGTGACGTGTGCAGAGGGAAGCAACTGGGCAAACT GTTAGTTTCAACTCTTACTCTTCTCAGCAAAAAACTGAATTGTTATAAAATCACACTGGAATGTGCACCGAAGAATGTGGCTTTCTATGAAAAGTTTGGCTACGCCGCTTCAGATGAGACCTACATGCAGTGTCGGTTCTTCGACTGA
- the styx gene encoding serine/threonine/tyrosine-interacting protein — translation MDGENKFQFPSLPATKEDLLDWAYPMRREMQEILPALFLGPYSAAMKSKLPILESQGITHIVCVRQDIEANFIKPNFPHTFRYLVLDIADNPVENIIRFFPKTKEFIDSCLATGGKVLVHGNAGISRSAALVIAYLMETFGMKYREAFSHVQERRFCINPNVGFVHQLQEYEAIYLAKLTIKMMSPMQLGRSYSLQGGMPGSRKRSLEEDEDFGVMQVTAAQMS, via the exons ATGGACGGGGAGAACAAATTTCAGTTTCCGTCTCTGCCCGCGACCAAGGAGGATCTCCTG GACTGGGCTTATCCAATGAGACGAGAAATGCAG GAGATATTACCGGCACTGTTTTTAGGTCCCTACTCTGCTGCAATGAAAAGCAAA CTGCCAATTCTTGAAAGTCAGGGCATAACACATATTGTGTGTGTCCGCCAGGACATTGAAGCCAATTTTATCAAACCTAATTTCCCTCATACATTTAG ATACCTTGTATTAGATATTGCTGACAATCCAGTGGAAAATATCATACGATTTTTCCCTAAG ACTAAAGAATTTATTGATAGCTGCTTAGCAACCGGAG GAAAGGTTCTGGTTCATGGTAATGCAGGGATATCAAGAAG tgcTGCCCTAGTGATTGCATACCTTATGGAAACATTTGGGATGAAATACAG GGAAGCCTTCAGCCACGTCCAGGAGAGGAGGTTCTGCATCAACCCTAATGTGGGATTCGTGCATCAGCTACAG GAGTATGAAGCGATCTACCTAGCCAAATTGACCATTAAAATGATGTCACCCATGCAGTTGGGCAGGTCCTACTCCTTGCAAGGTGGAATGCCAG GAAGTCGCAAGCGCAGcctggaggaagatgaagacTTTGGAGTGATGCaggtcacagcagcacagatgagCTGA
- the LOC113174440 gene encoding E3 ubiquitin-protein ligase AMFR, with protein MPLLFLERFPWPSLQTYTALSVALLAGSIFSAYTTVTDPGFGALDTDETPAPTEVDIAHINNDISNTELATTVLWYLVTDSLFVWVLVNTFCCSLMLIAKMIQYVVFGPLRVSEKQHLKDKFWNFIFYKFIFIFGVLNVQTVDEVVMWCLWFSALVFLHLMVQLCKDRFEYLSFSPSTPMNSHVRVLCLLVSLLLDCCGLAVVCGLLGAPHGMHTLSFMAAECLLVTVRTGHVIMRYSIHLWDLNHPGTWESKGTYVYYTDFIMELAMLFLDLMHHIHMLLFGNIWLSMASLVIFMQLRYLFHEVQRRVRRHKNYLRVINNMEARFAVATAEELAANDDDCAICWDTMLTARKLPCGHLFHNSCLRSWLEQDTSCPTCRTSLNINGDGGQVRSQQQGGGLEDNIGPVGAAPDARPHINQHNHFFHFDGSRIASWLPSFSVEVMHTTNILGIAQANNSQLTAMAHQIHEMFPQVPSYLVMQDLQLTRSVEVTTDNILEGRIQVPFPAQAIERAPIQGGSASDEQAGPSGAAEQGISESDNMEVRGGRFSKSAEERQKMLKQRKEEMLQQARRRYLNKSAEDQEEDLPGLEEDTFPEMDLTVLRRRTMAAAAERRMQNLQDPTP; from the exons ATGCCGCTGCTGTTTTTGGAGAGGTTTCCTTGGCCCAGCCTGCAGACCTACACTGCACTGAGTGTTGCTTTGCTTGCTGGCAGCATCTTCAGTGCTTATACCACTGTGACTGACCCAGGCTTTGGGGCCTTGGACACGGATGAAACACCAGCTCCCACCGAAGTGGACATTGCACATATAAACAATGATATTAGCAACACAGAATTGGCAACCACTGTCCTGTGGTATCTTGTCACAGACAGTCTCTTTGTTTGG GTTTTAGTCAACACATTCTGCTGCTCTTTGATGTTAATTGCTAAAatgatacagtatgtggtgtTTGGTCCACTAAGAGTCAGTGAGAAGCAG CACCTGAAAGATAAATTCTGGAACTTCATTTTCTATaagttcattttcatctttgGTGTACTGAACGTGCAGACAGTGGATGAGGTGGTCATGTGGTGTTTGTGGTTCTCTGCTCTGGTCTTTCTCCACCTCATGGTGCAGCTCTGCAAGGACCGATTTGAATAT ctgtcattcTCCCCCTCCACACCAATGAACAGCCACGTGCGAGTACTTTGTCTGTTGGTTTCCCTGCTGCTGGATTGCTGTGGTCTGGCTGTGGTCTGTGGTCTGCTGGGAGCTCCTCATGGCATGCACACCCTATCCTTTATGGCGGCAGAG TGTCTGCTGGTGACGGTGCGCACCGGGCACGTCATCATGCG GTACTCCATTCACCTGTGGGATCTAAATCATCCAGGAACGTGGGAGAGTAAGGGAACATATGTCTACTACACTGACTTCATCATGGAGCTAGCTATGCTGTTTCTGGACCTCATGCACCATATCCACATGCTG CTGTTTGGTAACATCTGGCTGTCCATGGCAAGCTTAGTCATCTTCATGCAGCTGCGGTATCTCTTCCATGAGGTCCAGCGTCGTGTCCGCCGACACAAGAACTACCTTCGTGTCATCAACAACATGGAGGCCAG ATTTGCTGTTGCTACTGCTGAAGAACTGGCAGCTAATGATGATGATTGTGCCATCTGCTGGGATACCATGTTGACAGCACGCAAGCTACCTTGTGGACATCTCTTTCACAA ctCTTGTTTGCGCTCATGGCTTGAACAGGACACCTCCTGCCCCACATGTCGAACATCCTTGAACATTAATGGGGACGGAGGTCAGGTGAGGAGCCAGCAGCAGGGTGGTGGTTTGGAAGACAATATTGGCCCTGTAGGAGCTGCTCCAGATGCCAGACCACATATCAACCAACACAACCACTTCTTCCACTTTGATG GGTCTCGCATTGCCAGCTGGCTGCCCAGTTTCTCAGTGGAAGTAATGCATACTACCAATATCTTGGGCATAGCTCAGGCCAACAACTCCCAGCTCACGGCCATG GCTCATCAGATCCACGAGATGTTCCCTCAGGTGCCCTCCTACTTGGTAATGCAGGACCTGCAGCTGACTCGCTCTGTGGAGGTCACCACTGACAACATCCTGGAGGGACGTATTCAGGTGCCTTTCCCAGCACAG GCCATAGAGCGTGCCCCTATACAGGGAGGCTCTGCATCAGATGAGCAGGCAGGGCCCAGCGGAGCCGCTGAGCAGGGAATCAGTGAAtcagacaacatggaggtcagaGGAGGACGCTTCTCTAAATCTGCTGAGGAGAGGCAGAAGATGTTaaagcagaggaaagaagaaatgcTACAGCAAGCACGCAG GAGATACCTCAACAAAAGTGCAGAGGACCAGGAAGAGGATTTGCCTGGATTGGAGGAGGACACTTTCCCAGAAATGGACTTAACTGTGCTGAGACGTAGAACCATGGCGGCAGCTGCAGAGAGACGCATGCAAAACCTACAAGATCCTACACCGTGA